From the genome of Cytobacillus firmus, one region includes:
- a CDS encoding MEDS domain-containing protein: MNSKMNQLFEEQKSVHVLYSYNGMKQYIEQVVSFIQNGVMAGDYIILIENDRVYPIIQKELSRRLNEEKLKFVHFVNNYDFYYSSGSYHPPAITEYFTKMVQPYVEKKISFRSWAHVEWSSMKDPLHLIEDFEKIVDEAVNTLSFPLICAYEGEKMPDFLRTILMETHPYVLFEDNLIISEQYQQIEEVK; encoded by the coding sequence ATTCCTATAATGGAATGAAGCAATACATTGAACAGGTGGTAAGCTTTATCCAAAATGGCGTTATGGCAGGGGATTACATTATTCTTATAGAAAATGACCGTGTCTACCCAATTATACAAAAAGAACTGAGCAGACGGTTAAATGAGGAAAAATTGAAATTTGTTCATTTTGTAAACAACTACGATTTTTATTATTCAAGTGGTAGCTACCATCCTCCTGCAATCACTGAGTATTTTACTAAAATGGTACAACCGTATGTTGAAAAGAAAATCTCATTTCGATCGTGGGCACATGTGGAGTGGTCCAGTATGAAAGATCCGCTTCATTTGATTGAGGACTTTGAGAAAATAGTAGACGAAGCTGTTAATACACTTTCTTTCCCATTAATTTGTGCGTATGAAGGAGAGAAAATGCCAGATTTCCTCAGGACTATTTTGATGGAAACTCATCCATATGTTCTATTTGAAGATAATCTCATTATCTCCGAACAATACCAGCAAATAGAGGAAGTAAAATAG
- a CDS encoding NAD(P)/FAD-dependent oxidoreductase, with protein sequence MNYDCLIVGGGIAGLQAAIQLGRYKHKVLVLDSDDGRSTICQNYHNILGYPDGVSGPELRELGKKHAESLGVEFVHEKVEQAEKAEGGFVVSAESGNKYSGKRILLATGVMDRMPPFPELMPCLGISVYVCPDCDGYEVKDKRTIVLGSGNAGANMALTLSYWTNDLVFINHEKKVPDQEFLEKMREENIEYVEETIGKVLADDDKFKGVRLENGKEITGDRGFIAFGGNEIKSGLAKQLGAERLENKHLLTDPRSKMTSVQNVWAAGDVAAHSEQVTIAMGEGAQAAIWIHKSLLQDKN encoded by the coding sequence TTGAATTATGATTGTCTGATTGTTGGAGGAGGGATTGCGGGACTGCAGGCTGCCATTCAGCTGGGCAGGTATAAGCATAAGGTGCTGGTGCTGGATTCCGATGATGGGCGTTCCACGATATGCCAAAATTATCATAATATCTTAGGCTATCCTGATGGTGTAAGCGGCCCGGAGCTTCGTGAGCTTGGGAAAAAACACGCCGAAAGCCTTGGAGTGGAGTTTGTTCATGAAAAAGTGGAGCAGGCTGAAAAGGCTGAAGGAGGATTTGTCGTTTCAGCAGAAAGCGGCAATAAATATTCCGGCAAACGGATTTTGCTGGCAACGGGAGTCATGGACCGGATGCCGCCATTCCCGGAACTGATGCCTTGTCTTGGCATATCGGTCTATGTCTGTCCAGACTGTGATGGATATGAGGTGAAGGATAAACGCACCATTGTGCTTGGCTCTGGAAATGCCGGTGCGAATATGGCCTTAACCTTGTCTTACTGGACAAATGACCTTGTTTTTATCAACCATGAAAAAAAGGTGCCAGATCAGGAATTTTTAGAGAAAATGAGAGAGGAAAATATTGAATATGTGGAAGAAACAATAGGTAAAGTGCTTGCAGATGATGACAAATTTAAAGGTGTAAGGCTGGAAAACGGCAAAGAAATTACAGGGGATAGAGGATTTATTGCATTTGGCGGAAATGAGATAAAATCCGGCCTGGCAAAGCAGCTAGGTGCAGAGCGGCTTGAAAATAAGCATCTCCTGACAGATCCGCGCTCGAAAATGACCAGTGTCCAAAATGTTTGGGCAGCAGGCGATGTGGCAGCCCACTCGGAACAAGTAACCATTGCGATGGGAGAGGGTGCACAGGCTGCGATCTGGATCCATAAATCGCTTCTGCAGGATAAAAATTAA
- a CDS encoding ParM/StbA family protein → MTNSRIAAVDVGNDSIKAIFGKLDSELNIPNVIARDVEDRPVIGIEELDSKNPLEGIHIRVHSPALKENNTIYRVGHLATKSDNATELDPGSSKSEEDQTLVMLFTALALDAVQNGGSTGFKKSGNVIDANYTLGTGLPLREVKEGKDAGYRSKLLGSVHQVEFLVTPKYQGQKVNIKFEEIKVYPEGFAAYINLVMDNNLNIINKDLIDKRILIQDIGGLSTDIAVIKNRNVDDDKAQGFNLGVSEALESIREEIRSKHGVELDSRTDVVEIITKKNDRNHIMVKGSRTSVHDITDRILLDLAKKQYRLLRNVWQKNSQTEICYFVGGGSIVLKDYLKTLNNNLDGYNIDFFEDEKESIWMMANAYYKLISDFSRRTNKDKADQDKKPVKAN, encoded by the coding sequence TTGACGAATTCACGAATTGCAGCAGTTGACGTAGGAAACGATTCTATTAAAGCAATCTTTGGGAAATTGGATTCAGAATTAAACATACCGAATGTAATAGCGAGAGATGTTGAGGACCGGCCGGTTATCGGGATTGAAGAACTTGACAGCAAAAATCCGCTTGAAGGCATACATATTAGAGTTCACTCCCCTGCCCTGAAGGAAAACAATACGATTTACCGTGTAGGTCACCTGGCAACAAAAAGCGATAATGCTACTGAACTGGATCCAGGCAGCAGCAAATCCGAAGAAGATCAGACATTGGTTATGCTTTTCACTGCTTTGGCACTGGATGCTGTACAAAACGGCGGTTCCACTGGCTTTAAAAAGTCAGGTAATGTGATCGATGCAAACTACACACTGGGCACAGGACTTCCGCTTCGTGAAGTAAAGGAAGGCAAGGATGCGGGTTACCGTTCCAAGCTGCTGGGCTCTGTCCATCAGGTTGAGTTCCTTGTAACACCGAAGTACCAGGGGCAAAAAGTTAATATCAAGTTTGAAGAAATCAAGGTTTATCCTGAAGGATTTGCTGCTTATATCAACCTTGTAATGGATAATAACTTAAACATCATTAATAAGGATTTAATTGATAAGCGTATTTTAATCCAGGATATCGGCGGATTATCTACGGATATCGCTGTCATTAAAAACCGCAATGTAGATGATGATAAAGCGCAGGGCTTCAACCTTGGCGTGTCTGAAGCGCTTGAATCCATCCGTGAAGAGATCCGTTCGAAGCATGGTGTTGAGCTCGACAGCCGCACAGATGTCGTGGAAATCATCACGAAGAAAAATGACCGCAATCATATTATGGTTAAGGGAAGCCGCACAAGCGTGCATGATATTACAGACCGTATCCTGCTTGACCTGGCGAAGAAGCAGTACCGCCTGCTCCGCAACGTGTGGCAGAAAAACTCCCAGACGGAGATCTGCTACTTCGTCGGCGGCGGTTCTATTGTTCTAAAAGATTATCTGAAGACATTAAATAATAATCTGGATGGCTATAACATTGACTTCTTCGAGGATGAAAAGGAAAGCATCTGGATGATGGCAAATGCTTATTACAAGCTGATCTCTGATTTTTCAAGAAGAACGAATAAAGATAAGGCAGACCAGGATAAGAAACCTGTAAAAGCCAACTAG
- a CDS encoding GGDEF domain-containing protein has protein sequence MQGSRIFMVSLFIISVCTAVFSEGISVESSVYIKALGIYLLFACLYYHLRIISRNGNTSIDYGINYSLSIGLFTGPLGLLIFEVIYRFCVYFYKKHTKTEDPDEFFHTFYNIGSFVMSNSIAFYLFHLLSPLFKGVPFGFWVVMLMLITVTSLLSDLFLITVFKLTGDIKTKVEAIDFIKTRSVLDMGKIAFTNGLLLLFLKEGKWEMLISLFILNYLVSRSFLSKSQMLQNKIERDKFEQMAYTDFLTGVFNRAYMDKKMTELNQSGESLGIVVADIDKFKRINDSYNHAVGDQAIRHFADTLKSYLSKDDYLFRSGGEEFTIIMRFRTYEECLNLAQKIRKGVENSPFQADFKEESISISYTASFGLFYYTVNDLLSIEKAYVYADQLLLQSKEMGKNRLSSREEPAYPHRPPEAVLTNA, from the coding sequence ATGCAAGGCTCCAGAATATTTATGGTTTCGCTTTTTATCATTTCCGTGTGCACTGCTGTTTTCTCAGAGGGAATCAGTGTCGAGAGCTCTGTATATATAAAAGCGCTGGGTATATACCTGCTGTTTGCATGCCTGTATTATCATTTGCGGATTATCAGCAGAAATGGAAATACATCGATCGATTATGGGATTAATTACAGTCTTTCCATTGGACTGTTTACAGGGCCATTAGGTCTGTTGATTTTTGAAGTCATCTACCGTTTTTGCGTCTATTTTTATAAAAAGCATACAAAAACAGAGGATCCTGATGAATTTTTCCATACTTTCTATAATATTGGTTCCTTTGTGATGAGCAACTCCATTGCGTTCTATTTGTTCCATTTGTTATCTCCCCTCTTTAAGGGTGTGCCATTCGGTTTTTGGGTTGTCATGCTGATGCTGATCACCGTAACCTCATTGCTTTCGGATCTATTCCTGATTACTGTTTTTAAACTGACAGGAGATATTAAAACGAAGGTAGAAGCGATTGACTTTATCAAAACAAGAAGTGTGCTGGATATGGGGAAGATTGCCTTCACGAACGGCCTTTTGCTGTTATTCCTGAAGGAGGGAAAATGGGAAATGCTCATAAGCCTGTTTATCCTTAACTACCTTGTGAGCCGCTCGTTTCTGTCGAAATCACAGATGCTGCAGAATAAAATCGAGCGTGATAAGTTTGAGCAAATGGCCTATACTGACTTTCTGACTGGTGTGTTTAACCGTGCCTATATGGATAAAAAGATGACGGAGCTTAATCAATCAGGTGAAAGCCTTGGTATAGTTGTAGCTGACATTGACAAATTCAAAAGGATAAATGACAGCTATAATCACGCGGTTGGCGACCAGGCAATCAGGCACTTTGCCGATACTTTAAAAAGCTACCTCTCCAAAGATGATTACTTATTCAGGAGCGGAGGAGAAGAGTTTACGATTATTATGAGATTCAGAACATATGAAGAGTGCCTGAATTTAGCTCAGAAAATTCGCAAAGGCGTTGAAAACAGCCCTTTTCAAGCTGATTTTAAAGAGGAGTCCATTTCTATTTCCTACACTGCATCATTTGGCCTTTTTTACTATACAGTGAACGATCTGCTTTCTATTGAAAAAGCTTATGTTTATGCAGATCAACTCCTTCTCCAGTCCAAGGAAATGGGTAAAAACAGGCTATCCAGCAGGGAAGAGCCTGCCTATCCGCACAGACCTCCAGAAGCAGTTCTGACAAACGCATAA